One segment of Brassica napus cultivar Da-Ae chromosome C3, Da-Ae, whole genome shotgun sequence DNA contains the following:
- the LOC106386922 gene encoding protein RETICULATA-RELATED 1, chloroplastic-like — MSLSLKISHLSNTLEPRDQCRAVRTFEFSSICFRGGHWRTELSSPKLRTRCAGSDAGISGGRSVPEWTYTGSKDETFSDLEIDDDGSNGGNGDSGGNNGYGGDDDGEEEEEEEKEFGPLVKFDEVMKETERRGITLPEDMSEAAKSVGIRKLFLLRYLDLQGSVWPLGFLMRTCSMLRNRMLADPSFLFKVGTEIAIDSCCATFAEVQKRGDDFWSEFELYAADLLVGLVVDVALVGLLAPYARIGKTSVASSTGLFKGLRRSCAALPSSVFEAERPGCKFSVNQRIATFFYKGLLYGSVGFGCGLIGQGIANMIMTAKRSIKKAEEDVPVPPLFKSAALWGVFLGLSSNARYQIINGLERVVEGSTAAKRIPVVAMAFTVGVRFANNVYGGVQFVDWAKLSGVQ; from the exons ATGTCTCTATCCTTAAAAATCTCCCACCTTTCAAACACCCTAGAGCCTCGAGATCAATGCAGAGCCGTTCGAACGTTTGAATTCAGCTCGATTTGTTTCCGTGGAGGCCATTGGAGAACGGAGCTGTCTTCTCCGAAACTGAGAACTCGGTGCGCGGGATCGGATGCGGGAATCTCCGGCGGCAGATCGGTGCCGGAATGGACCTATACCGGATCCAAAGACGAGACCTTTAGCGATTTGGAGATCGACGACGACGGAAGTAACGGTGGAAATGGAGATAGTGGTGGTAACAATGGATACGGAGGAGATGATGatggagaggaggaggaggaggaggagaaggagtTTGGTCCGTTAGTGAAGTTCGACGAAGTTATGAAAGAGACGGAGAGGAGAGGGATTACTTTACCGGAGGATATGTCGGAGGCGGCGAAGTCTGTTGGGATTCGGAAactcttccttcttcgttatctcgATCTTCAG GGATCTGTATGGCCGCTTGGGTTTCTGATGAGGACATGCTCCATGCTTCGTAACAGAATGCTTGCGGATCCTTCGTTTCTCTTCAAAGTTGGAACCGAG ATAGCGATAGACTCTTGCTGTGCGACGTTTGCGGAAGTGCAGAAGAGAGGGGATGATTTCTGGTCTGAGTTTGAGTTGTATGCTGCTGATCTTTTGGTTGGTCTTGTGGTTGATGTCGCTTTGGTTGGGCTTTTGGCTCCTTATGCGCGTATTGGGAAGACATCTGTGGCGTCATCAACAGGTTTGTTTAAGGGACTTAGACGTTCTTGTGCAGCCCTTCCTAGCAG TGTGTTTGAAGCTGAAAGACCGGGTTGTAAATTCTCGGTTAACCAGCGGATTGCAACTTTCTTCTACAAG GGGCTCTTGTATGGTTCGGTTGGATTTGGCTGCGGTCTCATTGGTCAGGGAATTGCAAATATGATCATGACAGCAAAACGGAGTATAAAGAAAGCAGAAGAAGACGTCCCTGTTCCACCTCTATTCAAAAGTGCTGCTCTCTGGG GTGTGTTCCTTGGATTATCTTCCAACGCACGTTACCAAATCATCAACGGACTTGAGCGCGTCGTGGAAGGTTCTACGGCAGCCAAACGCATTCCTGTGGTCGCCATGGCGTTTACGGTTGGAGTCCGGTTTGCTAACAATGTTTATGGCGGTGTGCAGTTTGTTGATTGGGCTAAATTATCTGGCGTCCAGTAG
- the LOC125582894 gene encoding histone H2B.3-like has translation MNAQQYTEAAMDKIKMKQIAQGDVGDNKCVVKLLDHFKHTDPNRQHLENILLCSTINPEADARKSGPPLVFQTTKDKTCGKKLPKDPAVAGDKKKKRSKKSVETYKIYIFKVLKQVHPDIGISSKAMGIMNSFINDIFEKLARESSKLARYNKKPTITSREIQTAVRLVLPGELAKHAVSEGTKAVTKFTNS, from the exons ATGAATGCTCAGCAATACACTGAGGCAGCCATGGACAAGATTAAAATGAAACAGATTGCACAAGGTGACGTTGGCGATAACAAGTGTGTTGTGAAGCTTCTTGATCATTTCAAGCACACGGATCCAAACAGGCAACAT CTGGAGAACATTTTGCTCTGTTCTACCATCAACCCTGAAGCGGATGCTCGAAAATCTGGTCCTCCTCTTGTTTTTCAAACCACTAAGGACAAGACT TGCGGAAAGAAACTTCCGAAGGACCCAGCCGTCGCCggagacaagaagaagaagcgctCGAAGAAGAGCGTCGAGACGTACAAGATCTACATCTTCAAGGTGCTGAAGCAGGTTCACCCCGACATCGGGATCTCGAGCAAAGCCATGGGGATCATGAACAGCTTCATCAACGACATCTTCGAGAAGCTCGCCCGCGAGTCTTCCAAGCTTGCGAGGTACAACAAGAAGCCGACGATTACTTCCAGGGAGATCCAGACGGCTGTAAGATTAGTCTTGCCTGGAGAGTTGGCGAAACATGCCGTTTCTGAAGGGACCAAGGCGGTTACCAAGTTCACGAACTCTTAG